A stretch of DNA from Besnoitia besnoiti strain Bb-Ger1 chromosome II, whole genome shotgun sequence:
CAGGGATTACGAATCGCGCACAGGCAAAGCCTTCGTGCGTCTCTCACGCCTCAATCGCGGAACGAAGAGCTTCTGGGCTGGATGAGCCACAGAGCATATGATTGAACACCCGCGACCAAGCTTGCAGTGGAAACGCTGGTGTCCTCATTATGCTAATCCCTGTCACCGCGCACTCAATCTCCTTGCAGTTCTACGGTTTAGGGCTCTCGATACTTCGGTAGGTACACAATAGAATATTACTCGATCAGCGACGGAAGCAACGTTACCCGGAGAAACGGAGGAGTCACGAATCTGAGACGTACTTCAAAAAATCCTGACTTGGCGAGTCACTTTTTTCAAATGCTGGAACCGATGCTCTACGCAGCATACGGAGTCGATGGACCACAGGTacggcgacgaagggcgTGTGTGCCTTATTTCTCGACAACACCACGATCAGCCAGCGAGCACTGCCCTTGAGATCGGTAGGGATGTCGGATCAAGACGCCCCGCCACCTTTAGAAAATACGATTATTGCATCTTGGACAGTGTGCTTGAAATCTAAGGCATGCTTCCCCACCAATCACATCGGGCCCAGCACGCGCCAACAAGACACGATAAGCGCGCGGACAACCGCGGCTGCTATCTTTCCGTATGCACCATCCGTTCATTTCGTGAGActtctgccgcggctgcacgcTCACGTATCGACATCCGTTTTTTCCACCGTGCACCAGTCCCTGTCCCGCCAACTCGCCCGTTTTCCTGGAGTTTTTCGATGTATCTTCCGTGCCTGACACCAATTAGGAGTGAGTGGTTGGAGGTTGTACGTCTGACTGCCTAAAACTTCGGATGCCAGTGGCTGCGGATTTTTGAGTTCCATTCGAGCCTTCGAGAGAATGACTTGGATCACCGCCGCCGTTTCGTTGGCGCTGGCCTTCCCACTCATTCAGCAGGCCAACGCACAAGGTGACGAGCCGGTTCCCCCGGCTGCATcaccgcctgcggaggcttGCAATGACCCAAAATACGCCAGCACTGGCTTGTCGTTGACCCTTGGGACCAACGACAATCAAGTGTCCTTTAGGTGTGCAACAACAGGACCTGCAGATCTTGAGCCGCCGATAAATGAAAAAATGGTCTGCGTTGACTCGTCATGTGGCAGTAAACAGTCGCTCAGGGACGCGTGTCCTGGTGCCGACTTAACCGAAATTCCCCCCGGTGAAAAGGAGCAAGACGAGCCCACAACGTATCAGCTCACCGTGCCACTACATGGACGACCCGATACGCACCTCTACTACAAATGCAAATATGGCGCCAAGCCTCTACGGCCACAGGGAAAACCCGGAAAATCAACTCCTAGTGGGGAGAAAGGAGATCCAGGAAGAACCGACGGAAATCTTGGAGCGGGAAGTCCAGCGGGTGAAGCGAagcaaggagaagaagacaaagGAGCACACGAAAATGACATGGGTTCATTGACAGCTGCCACAGAGTGCCTGGTCACCATAAAGATCGAGCGCACAGAACCCCAGGCACAGCCTGAAACGCCACATCAGCCTAATAACCAGGGAAGTCCCTCAGTTCCTCCAGAGCAAATCGTGCAAATCACCGAGTGCAACGAGGGCACCATCACCACAAGCCTCTCGGCAAATATTCCACTCAGATTCCGATGCGCAAAAGAGCTTTTTTTGAACCCAACCTCGATTGCAAAAGTCTATGAAGACAGTAACGGCCGGTGCGAGAACGAGGTCGAGCTGTCATCCGTCTTGAAAGCTGAGTTGCAGCAGCAGGTTCCGAGGCCTCAAGAAGAAAATCACGGTTTCTACGAGCTAACCCTTCAGGACCCTCCCATCCATGACACTAGCTTGTGTTATAAGTGCGTGATACGTGATGCAGATCCAGAGTCGTCACTGCCGCCTTCAGTAAGGACGGCGGCATCGCAAAAGCAATGCTTTATCAAGGTGTCGGTTAAAGGTACAGGAGGCCTCACCTCTTCTGCATTTCCCGTCGTAGCATCGCCGGTTTTGCTACTTGAGTACGTGCTTGTCCTGTTTTTCTACACAGTACTGTAGGAACAACCGTCGCTTTTGGCATCTCGCTTGTGTTCTGAATCCTGCGCCAGTATTGCCCTTGGACCCTAGTATGTGCAGGTGACTGCATACAAAAGAATGCTTGCATTTCTCACAGGCTTCCTTACAGCATGCCATACACCCGGTCACACGGTGACTTTAGGCAGGAGACTGGAACCTACTGCTTGGTTTTCAGGGGACGGCAACTTGCTCCGTCCGCCTCAGCACAAGTATGTCCGGAACAGAGGATGAGGTCGACGAAGCAGTTTGCATTCTACTCTCCCAGGGGAATATGAAAAGGCGAGTACTTGTCGTTCTTTTATATCTCCCAGTGCCTCTGACATTCCCGAGGCGGGAAGTTCTGCGTGAAGGCTTTGCCGAAATTACCAAAGATAAACAAATTCAAGAACTCTACATGGGTACCGCTGTCCGCTGACAGGGTCATTGCGATATCCCCGTCATCTACGGCTTCAGACTCGGATGTAGGACTCCGCTGAGGAGGCCGTTACGTGTTTGACTCTGTCTGAGCAAATGCTTGTAAGTGCTTTCGGGGCTCTGATCTCTCCTCCTGGTGAATGCGCGGGCACCGAAATCTTATCGCCGTAGCCAGATTTAACCGTTCCGGACTCTGGAGTTGAGGACAGTCTGGAACAGGTTCCACTTTTCCAGCGAAAGCATTGCTACCGAACAATGCCGTAAAGCGCTGACCCGAGATTAGTCGCCTAGTGCCTGCGCGGAATGCGTCACCAGCTGGTGCGCTTCAGAGAACTGGACATCTCCCAGCAGGCCACATCTTTTCTCGCTCCATACCAGGCCCCACCCCGGAGGCCAGGTCTCGTAGTGCGAGCATGAGGTCAGTAAGGGAAGGTAATTAATGGAAGGCATCGCGCAATTATTCCCGGAAAGGGAGTTTCGGCAGGGTATGAGCGCTGCATTTTTATTGATTTATAGGGACCGCTAAGGAGCCGAACCAACACCCCCCCTTTCGCTAAGAACGCCGATtaccgcgcggcagcgagcgctcGAATCCTAGCGCAAAACCTTCTCTCGGCTTGCAAAGTGAGCGCACTACACTGTCCTGTCTGTGAACATTGCCTTAAATATTCCTATGCATGCTCGTCAATTCACTACAGACTGCGCGTTTACGCTGCTCCAATTGTTGTACTGCATCGAGGAGGCTCATGACAGGAATTCAGCTACTCGGTGACTGTGCTGAGCGGATCTCAGTTGGTTCATTGAGGCCCTCAATTAAGTCTATGCACCGCGGCATGGGGTACGCCAGAGGGTTTGTTACGGCGACGCATTTTGCTGTCGCCGTTTTGGTGGCACTGGCTCTCGTACGGTCTCGACCGTCTTACGGTCAGGAAGACGGGCTGGCTCCCTCCGGAGGGGCGCTCCAGGAGGGAACCTGCGATGAGAAGAATACCTCCACCGGCGGACTTGCGTTGACACTTCGGCCCAGCGACGAGTATGTCTCATTTAAGTGTGGAGAAACAGGAACGGCAGAGCTTTTGCCCGCATTCGAACAGCAGATGGTCTACGACGACCCGGACTGTGGGGAACAGCACAAAAAAGAGCTGCAACTGGCGTGCCTCGACGCCAAGTTGTACGAAGAGCCGCCGAACCAGGAACAGGGCAGGCCGAAAAGCTATAAGCTCTCTGTGCCAAGAGGTGGACGCTCCAAGACGACCCTATGCTACAAATGTAAACTCACTGCTAAACCTAATCAGGTGAACGTGGAGAAAAACAACCGGAGGGAGGGTGTCGCTGTGCGCGCCAGCGGTGACAGGGGAGATGCAGGAGTTGCAGAGGAGTCTGGACCGGTTGGCGGCCTGAGAACAGGAGACGGTTTAGAAACACACAACGAGGAAAACAGTGTATCAGGTGCCGTGACATACTGCCTTGTGAAGATAGAAGTCCAGGAGAGCTCCAAGCCGGGAAAGCCTGAAAAGCCACAGGCGCCTGATGAACACTTGACGCCCTCCACCTCGCATGACGGGTCTCTGCAAGTGACTGAATGCAATAAAGACACTGTAACTGAGGTCTTATCTCCAGAGAAGACTGTCAGATTCAGATGTGAGAAGGATCACGTGCTGAAGCCATCCACGTCAGCTATGGTTTAtgacgacagcgacgagcAGTGCACCAAGGAGGTGGAGCTTTCATCCATTGTGAATGCGGCTCTCAAACCGCCGAACTCCAAATCCGGAACTAGCGAAACGACAGATTACTATGAACTGGCTCTGGAGGCGACTCCCAAGCACGACGCCGCGCTGTGCTATAGGTGCGTGGTGCCTGATCCAGACGGAAAGTGGTCATCGACTTCTATGAGAACAGCAGCACCCGAGCAGAAAGGGTGCTTGCTGAAGGTGTCGGTCAAGGGAACAGATGGGTCAGCCTCTTTGGCAACGTCTGTGTCAGCATTACCGCCAACGTTGGTCGGCAGCGCGATATCACTTTTGCTGTACGCGATGATGTAGACACATCCGTCAGCAAGGTCCGATGGATGGGGCTGCTGAATTCAATTACTTTTATTTGCGCGGAGCCCTAGTGTCCCCTCGGTCCCATGTTTTATTTGCTGTGGAAGAGAGCGGCACACTCATCAAGTCGAGACGTTCGTCAGTTTTGTTTTATGACAGGTTTTCTTGCGTTTCCAGAGATATGCGGGCTCCGAACTCGAAGGACCGACAGTGTGAATCTGCTCGAAAACCTTTTGCCGAGATTCACCATTCGCCTAACTCATGACAGAGCTGTGCACCTCGAGGAAAGACTAAGCTGTGGGGtgaagcagagaaaacagCTGGCCGCGGCACGACCACTTGTATGTGGTGCCTTGACCGCGAGGTCAAAGAGAACAGAGAATAATACGCACGTATCTCCAGTTCGAGGCCGCCTACGCTGCTCCCAGTGTGCGCCTTCACTACGCGACCGACGTATTAAAAACCAGGGATTCATGCGCCACATAGCGCTTATGCGCAGGCAGCGATTCCCAACTTCAATGTAACATCCGCGCGCAATCGGCACAGATTTTCCTTTCACCGCCCGACGCAGCCTCTTAGCGTTGTTCGTGCTGGGTTCTTAATGGCTCTATTATAGCCACAATTGCATTAAGTAGACTGGAAAGTGTTATTTCCGCAGTGGCGGAAACCGCCGGTGTACGAGGAACGGCGGAGGTTAACGGTGGTATTAATGTATTCCCTTAGTTGACAGGAAACGTAGAAATCCGACCAAGGGAGGCTCTCGCAGACTGCGTTACCTTTCTAGAGCATCTATCAGAGATGGGCAAGTAGCGATCTTAGCGCCAACTGCTCCGCTAACTCGATTACATGTGTTCGCTACGTAGTCAGGCAAGACACTCCTTCTGCCCTGCACACCGAGCGCAGTCCCCGCCGAGAGGACACCGTTGCGACGCGAGCGAACGGAGAACGACAAATCGGGAGGAAACAAAACGTGGTGGTCAGTTGCATCCACTTAGTATCGCTCGCTTTACATGCACCAGGGAATTCTGGCACCTGCTCTTATAACTCGACGGACCGTTGTTAGTCGTGCCGAGTTCATATCGTTCGTTAATGACGCACGCGTGCCGCGGCACAACGCCGCACGCTCCCTCGCTTAACCCATCGAGTATCTGCATAATGCACGCCTGCATTCGCCGCTACTTCGCGGTTACGGCGCTCAATACATTTCGATCTGCCGTCATAAATGTTTCTTGAGCAGTTTGGGATGTAGCTTGCAGTACGTTTCATGAATTCATTTCCTGGGGGCGCTTCACACTGTAGTGCTTAAAGCCTCTGTTGGGACTGTTCGTGGCACGATGGGGCGACTACGAGGTTCCGTTGTGGTGACTGGGTTTGCTGCCGCGCTTTCGATGGTGCTGGCGCTCCTACAAGTTCAACCGGTCTGCGGGCAAGACAATGGGCCGCCTCTCGGGGAGGATGCGCAGAAGTTGCAGACTTGCGACAGGGACAAACAATCCAAGGGCGGGCTGTCATTTCACATTCAGTCCGGACAGGACCGAGTATCCTTTCGGTGCGCAACTGCGGAATACACAGAACTTGAGCCGGCCTTTTCAAATCAATCCCAAGACGTTTGTCTAAACTcgaactgcagcagcagcaacaaGCTGGACCTGCAATGCCCTGGTGCTATACTGACCGATATATCGGCGCACCAGCAAGACGGAGGAAAGGCGTACCAACTCACTGTGCCACCGCACGGTCGTCCGGAAACGACTCTTTACTACAGATGCAAAGCCCCAGCCAAACCGGACAAACTTGACCTCCTACAGAAAAGGACAGAGAGGCGActgaagacggcgagggaaCTAGGAGACGTAGGGGAAGCAGGAAAACCAGGACAAGAAGGGAGACTTGGAGCAGGAACAGAAGACACCAGACGTGGaccagaagaagaggaagcaggcgGCCCAGGGGAGACTCACCCATCAGTCTCGACTGAAACAGCGTGCCTGGTCACGATAAAGGTCGACCGAACCTTTCCGGTGGAGCCCTCGGAAAAGCCGAACAATCCTGACGCACAAGAAAACCCCCCGGCGCCACAAAGGCAGCCCGAGAAAGTCACAGAGTGTAGCGCTGAGACTGTCAAGGCGGACCTCTCGACTGACAAGCCTCTCCATTTCAGATGCAAGAAAGGCCAAGAGCTTCGGCCGGCATCCGCCACCAAGGTATACGACGACAGCGATCGAAAGTGCACCAACGAGGTTgagctcgcctccctcctgaAGGCTGCGCTGAAAATGCACAAGCCTACTCCAGCGGAAGGCGAAACTGCAGAGTACTATGAGCTTGCCCTTCAGGAACTTCCATTGCACGACACGCCCCTATGCTACAAGTGCGTGACGTCTGGCTCAGGCTCCGCAgactcggcgccggcgacgatgagatccgccgcggcggagaagacgcagtGCTTACTCAAGGTCTCAGTGAAGGGGACGGCAGGTCCAGTTTCATCCGCATTCcttgccgcggcgtcgcctacTTTCGGGGTTGGGTTTGTGGGCATGATGTTGCTCTACTCGGTGTAGTAGGTTCAAAGATCCGAGGTTTCTGCTGACGTTTTGTAACTGGAGTTTCTGAAGCCAGTTCTTCTTGGATCAGAACTTACTGTCGGCCCCGATACTGACAGCATCGTAGTGATGCCACTGGCCAGGCACCTTTCGAAAGCTGGAGGTGGGGTAAATccgcgagcgaagagagtGAATTTGGCTCTTTTGGTCTATTGGCGTCGGACTCACATGCAGAGTGCGCTTGTTGGTGGGTCACGGTCACGCCTCTGAGTACGGGCGGCGCAGTTCTGTCTCCCAGAATACGCACACACCGGCAATGCCTAGTCCTCGAACGTATGAGGAAGCTAGAGCGGGATGCAGAAACAAAGCCTGTGCTGTTACGGGAGAAGAACACCTCTGGCGGCACCGGCGAAGCAGTATTAACGAACGCCATAGCTGATGGGGACGCCTCCCTCGAGAGATGCGCCGTTGTCTCGCCAGCGACTCGTTTAAAAGCAGACTGTTACACAGATAGTGTATGTGGTGAACCGGCCCTGCCTTCGCCCGTAGTTGTCAACGGCGGAGTAGCGCGGCGTTCTCTATGTGTATCCTGGCGCCGTGTAGGAGCAGCCAATCAACATAGTTCGTTTCTTTGGTGGTCATGCTTTGAAAGCGGTTTATCCTCTAGACTTCCTCATGTGGCAGCATCTTGTCATCTGATGGGGTCGTAGAAGGTATCAGAAGCAATTAGAGCAGTCATTATCTGCCATAGAGACAGTTTGTCTCGCACTCAATTCCTTCTGGAGGGTATTCTGACTGTTGGCGGTTTGCGTACTGTCATCTACTCCCCGAGGGGACACGCGAGAGCCTCAGTCCAGAGGATAACCACTCGTGCTCTGCTGAGACACTCGTGAACTCAGAGAGATTTTCCTCCACAGAGAGGGCCCAGAAGTGCGTGCGCAAGTGCGTTTTGCAGAACGATGGTCGACATCAGCCACACAGCTCCAAGAGGTCTCTACAATTGGCGCCTGCCTCGGAGCTCGAATATCCAACATTCGCCTCGGGAGGGGTTCACCAATACATTTGCTACTGCAGGGTAACGTATGTCGTACGCTCGCCCGGGGTCCCCACCTGATTGGTGAACGATGTAGTCCGAGGAGCCCCGGGTTCCGGCGTTGATCTCTTTCTTCAATTTTTGCAAAAAAAAAGGATCCACGTTGGGTTGCCGTGCTCAACACTTTCCTGATAGAACTCTGCTGCAAGAGCTAGCggccctcttcttcgttgcGTTGAGTCTGTATGTGCACATCTTGCGAGTCGTTCACTAGGGTGCACACGTCATCTGCAGA
This window harbors:
- a CDS encoding hypothetical protein (encoded by transcript BESB_033830), giving the protein MHRGMGYARGFVTATHFAVAVLVALALVRSRPSYGQEDGLAPSGGALQEGTCDEKNTSTGGLALTLRPSDEYVSFKCGETGTAELLPAFEQQMVYDDPDCGEQHKKELQLACLDAKLYEEPPNQEQGRPKSYKLSVPRGGRSKTTLCYKCKLTAKPNQVNVEKNNRREGVAVRASGDRGDAGVAEESGPVGGLRTGDGLETHNEENSVSGAVTYCLVKIEVQESSKPGKPEKPQAPDEHLTPSTSHDGSLQVTECNKDTVTEVLSPEKTVRFRCEKDHVLKPSTSAMVYDDSDEQCTKEVELSSIVNAALKPPNSKSGTSETTDYYELALEATPKHDAALCYRCVVPDPDGKWSSTSMRTAAPEQKGCLLKVSVKGTDGSASLATSVSALPPTLVGSAISLLLYAMM
- a CDS encoding hypothetical protein (encoded by transcript BESB_033840) produces the protein MGRLRGSVVVTGFAAALSMVLALLQVQPVCGQDNGPPLGEDAQKLQTCDRDKQSKGGLSFHIQSGQDRVSFRCATAEYTELEPAFSNQSQDVCLNSNCSSSNKLDLQCPGAILTDISAHQQDGGKAYQLTVPPHGRPETTLYYRCKAPAKPDKLDLLQKRTERRLKTARELGDVGEAGKPGQEGRLGAGTEDTRRGPEEEEAGGPGETHPSVSTETACLVTIKVDRTFPVEPSEKPNNPDAQENPPAPQRQPEKVTECSAETVKADLSTDKPLHFRCKKGQELRPASATKVYDDSDRKCTNEVELASLLKAALKMHKPTPAEGETAEYYELALQELPLHDTPLCYKCVTSGSGSADSAPATMRSAAAEKTQCLLKVSVKGTAGPVSSAFLAAASPTFGVGFVGMMLLYSV
- a CDS encoding hypothetical protein (encoded by transcript BESB_033820), encoding MTWITAAVSLALAFPLIQQANAQGDEPVPPAASPPAEACNDPKYASTGLSLTLGTNDNQVSFRCATTGPADLEPPINEKMVCVDSSCGSKQSLRDACPGADLTEIPPGEKEQDEPTTYQLTVPLHGRPDTHLYYKCKYGAKPLRPQGKPGKSTPSGEKGDPGRTDGNLGAGSPAGEAKQGEEDKGAHENDMGSLTAATECLVTIKIERTEPQAQPETPHQPNNQGSPSVPPEQIVQITECNEGTITTSLSANIPLRFRCAKELFLNPTSIAKVYEDSNGRCENEVELSSVLKAELQQQVPRPQEENHGFYELTLQDPPIHDTSLCYKCVIRDADPESSLPPSVRTAASQKQCFIKVSVKGTGGLTSSAFPVVASPVLLLEYVLVLFFYTVL